One Tamlana carrageenivorans genomic region harbors:
- a CDS encoding helix-turn-helix transcriptional regulator yields MYIKKLAKELKNKGVGKKEIPVDIGVSYSSVLNYLNEKRVMPIDVFFKLIDTYNIDIRNVLDEKYFESSSFLTDETEKLKRKIFELEIRLDECRRKNDDDDFQRAIS; encoded by the coding sequence GTGTATATAAAAAAACTAGCCAAAGAATTAAAGAATAAAGGAGTAGGAAAAAAGGAAATACCTGTAGATATAGGGGTTTCATACTCGTCTGTTTTAAATTATTTGAATGAAAAAAGGGTAATGCCTATTGACGTGTTTTTTAAATTAATTGACACCTACAATATTGACATACGTAATGTTTTGGATGAAAAATACTTTGAAAGCAGTTCATTTTTAACAGACGAAACCGAAAAATTAAAAAGAAAAATATTTGAATTAGAGATACGGCTTGATGAATGTAGGCGCAAAAATGATGATGATGATTTTCAAAGAGCCATTAGCTAA
- a CDS encoding membrane or secreted protein, with product MKLLLITIVLLGLGIAGIAIKIWAKKDGKFAGTCASQNPMLNKEGESCGFCGKTPDQFADCNEPSHS from the coding sequence ATGAAACTTTTATTAATTACCATTGTTCTGTTAGGATTAGGAATTGCAGGTATTGCAATAAAAATTTGGGCCAAAAAAGATGGTAAATTTGCTGGCACTTGCGCGAGTCAAAACCCCATGCTTAACAAAGAAGGAGAGTCTTGTGGTTTTTGTGGAAAAACACCAGATCAGTTTGCCGATTGTAATGAACCTTCACATTCGTAA
- a CDS encoding glycosyltransferase, with protein sequence MPLLVVLLYIFLVVVAIQALFYLGVYTKFVFSKDKQSDHNSLPVSVIICAKNEAENLKTFLPSICEQDYPNFEIVLINDDSTDDTLDVIEAFANQYSNIKIVNVKNIEAFWGNKKYALTLGIKAAKNEYLLFTDADCKPMSSHWISEMCSHFTKEKSVVLGYGGYSKIKNSFLNKLIRYETLVTAVNYFSFALSGMPYMGVGRNLAYTKAEFFNANGFINHIKVRSGDDDLFVNQVATAKNTACTFSENSFTTSLPKKTYKAWYLQKRRHVSTAQHYKPLHKFLLALLYISNLLFWVLAVVLFVAQIKWQIILGAFVLRLSLQYLILGMASKKLKESDLILIFPLLEFFLIIIQLTIFINNILSKPKHWK encoded by the coding sequence ATGCCCCTACTTGTTGTTCTGCTCTACATCTTTTTAGTGGTAGTAGCTATTCAAGCCCTCTTTTACTTAGGTGTTTACACAAAGTTTGTGTTTTCAAAAGATAAACAAAGTGACCATAATAGTCTTCCTGTTTCGGTTATTATTTGTGCTAAGAACGAAGCCGAAAACTTAAAAACTTTTCTACCTTCCATATGTGAGCAAGATTATCCAAACTTTGAGATTGTACTTATAAACGATGATTCAACGGACGACACCTTAGACGTTATCGAAGCGTTCGCTAATCAATATAGCAACATTAAAATAGTAAACGTTAAAAATATTGAGGCGTTTTGGGGCAATAAAAAATACGCTTTAACGTTAGGCATTAAAGCTGCTAAAAACGAATATTTATTATTTACTGATGCCGACTGCAAGCCCATGTCTTCGCATTGGATTTCAGAAATGTGTAGCCATTTCACAAAAGAAAAGAGTGTTGTATTAGGCTATGGTGGCTATTCAAAAATTAAAAATTCATTTTTGAATAAACTTATTCGCTACGAAACCCTTGTTACAGCTGTGAATTATTTTTCGTTTGCTTTATCTGGCATGCCATATATGGGTGTTGGTAGAAATCTAGCTTATACTAAAGCAGAGTTTTTCAATGCTAACGGATTTATTAACCACATAAAGGTACGCTCGGGCGATGATGATTTATTCGTAAACCAAGTCGCTACTGCAAAAAATACAGCCTGTACTTTTTCAGAAAATAGCTTTACCACATCGCTCCCTAAAAAAACTTATAAGGCGTGGTATTTGCAAAAAAGACGTCATGTCTCCACGGCTCAACATTACAAACCTTTACATAAATTCCTTTTAGCCCTATTATACATTTCCAACTTACTGTTTTGGGTTTTAGCAGTTGTTTTATTTGTCGCTCAAATAAAATGGCAAATTATTCTAGGCGCCTTTGTACTTCGATTAAGTTTACAATATTTGATATTAGGCATGGCTTCTAAAAAGTTAAAAGAGAGCGACTTAATTCTTATATTTCCTTTATTAGAATTTTTCTTAATCATTATACAATTAACTATCTTTATAAATAATATCCTTTCAAAACCCAAGCATTGGAAATAG
- a CDS encoding RNA polymerase sigma factor, with the protein MEIDLIIKSAKQKDQKAFNHLLDMFWDDVYGFQLKRIQNENDAEDITIQTFARAFDRIETFNEAYSFKTWLITISKNIHIDLLRKEKNSISQVGLKNNREVFDILDESPSPEDKLISEQHLAKLLRDIKKLKPHYQEIINLRYFQELSYKEISKELNDPINNVKVKLLRAKKLLAEIILKK; encoded by the coding sequence TTGGAAATAGATCTCATTATCAAAAGTGCCAAACAAAAGGACCAAAAAGCCTTTAATCATTTGTTAGATATGTTTTGGGATGATGTTTATGGCTTTCAACTTAAACGGATCCAGAACGAAAATGACGCTGAAGATATCACGATTCAAACCTTCGCAAGAGCTTTTGATCGCATTGAAACGTTTAATGAAGCGTATTCGTTTAAAACTTGGCTCATTACCATTTCAAAAAACATCCATATTGATTTACTTCGAAAAGAAAAAAACTCTATTTCTCAAGTGGGTTTGAAAAACAACCGCGAAGTTTTTGACATTCTAGACGAATCGCCTTCACCAGAAGACAAACTCATCAGCGAGCAACATTTAGCTAAACTACTTCGAGATATTAAAAAGCTAAAACCGCATTATCAAGAAATTATAAATTTGCGGTATTTTCAAGAGCTGAGTTATAAAGAAATATCAAAAGAGCTTAACGACCCAATTAATAACGTAAAAGTTAAACTCCTGCGTGCCAAAAAGCTTCTTGCCGAAATCATTCTAAAAAAATGA
- a CDS encoding Nramp family divalent metal transporter gives MTPFKLKNLSPGLLFAGAAVGVSHLVQSTRAGADFGLGLLWALLLVNLFKYPFFQFGPRYASATGESLLDGYNKLGKGVLIVYFILNLATMFTIQTAVTIVTAGLATSIFGNLFSLESWTIIILMMCLLLLILGRYNLLDRLMKIIIITLTLSTVTAVVIALSTNTNNIAITQIIPKTPIEIAFLIAFMGWMPAPLDVAVWQSLWTIEKHESTKKYDSKTALFDFNIGYIGTIFIGIGFVLLGTLVMFNSGERFSNSATTFSKQLIQMYTSNLGNWAYLVIGIAAFTTMFSTTLTTLDASPRAMAKTSQLLFKKYSKINYTFWIILLAIGTIFIFIFLASEMGILIKVATILSFITTPFYAIINYILICSKHTPKTAHPSVKLHVLSWSGILFLIFFSVWYLTVI, from the coding sequence ATGACACCTTTTAAGCTTAAAAACTTAAGTCCGGGACTATTATTTGCTGGAGCGGCAGTTGGCGTCTCTCATTTGGTTCAATCTACAAGAGCTGGAGCCGATTTTGGTTTAGGCCTGCTTTGGGCATTACTACTAGTTAATTTATTTAAATATCCTTTTTTTCAATTTGGACCTAGATATGCATCGGCAACTGGAGAAAGTTTATTAGATGGGTACAACAAACTAGGCAAAGGTGTGTTAATCGTATATTTTATCCTAAACCTTGCCACCATGTTTACCATTCAAACCGCAGTAACTATTGTTACCGCAGGGCTAGCAACTTCAATATTTGGTAACTTATTTTCACTAGAATCATGGACCATTATTATTCTAATGATGTGTTTATTGCTTTTAATTTTGGGACGCTATAACCTACTGGATCGCCTCATGAAAATTATCATAATCACACTAACCTTAAGCACGGTAACGGCGGTAGTTATAGCTTTGTCAACAAACACGAACAACATCGCCATCACTCAAATAATTCCAAAAACCCCTATAGAAATAGCTTTCTTAATAGCCTTTATGGGTTGGATGCCGGCACCGTTAGACGTAGCCGTTTGGCAATCATTATGGACCATAGAGAAACATGAATCCACAAAAAAATACGACTCCAAAACCGCTTTATTCGATTTTAATATCGGATATATTGGAACCATTTTTATAGGTATTGGTTTTGTGCTTTTAGGCACATTAGTCATGTTCAATAGCGGAGAGCGCTTTAGTAATTCGGCAACCACTTTCTCCAAACAACTTATACAAATGTATACATCCAATTTAGGAAATTGGGCTTACCTGGTTATCGGCATAGCAGCATTTACCACCATGTTTAGCACGACATTAACCACCTTAGACGCCTCACCTCGGGCCATGGCAAAAACATCACAACTACTTTTTAAAAAATATTCCAAAATAAACTATACCTTTTGGATTATCCTGCTGGCCATAGGAACTATTTTTATTTTCATTTTTCTGGCTTCAGAAATGGGTATACTTATAAAAGTTGCCACTATCCTTTCCTTTATAACCACACCATTTTACGCAATTATTAATTACATCTTAATTTGTAGCAAGCATACACCAAAAACAGCACACCCCTCAGTTAAACTTCATGTACTTAGTTGGTCTGGGATATTATTTCTCATCTTTTTTAGTGTTTGGTATCTCACGGTTATATAA
- the lipA gene encoding lipoyl synthase: MNNKITSNILPAERTPKPKWLRVKLPTGKKYTELRGLVDKYKLNTICTSGSCPNMGECWGEGTATFMILGNVCTRSCGFCGVKTGRPETVDWDEPEKVGRSIKIMNIKHAVLTSVDRDDLKDMGSIMWSETVKAVRRMNPETTLETLIPDFQGIEKHIDRIIDVAPEVVSHNIETVRRLTRDVRIQAQYDRSMGVLKYLKQQGQRRTKSGIMLGLGETREEVIQTLHDLKNQDVDVVTIGQYLQPSKKHLPVKKFINPDEFKEFEAIGLELGFRHVESSALVRSSYRAQKHIH, translated from the coding sequence ATGAATAACAAAATCACCTCGAATATATTACCAGCAGAACGCACACCAAAACCAAAATGGCTTCGTGTAAAACTTCCAACAGGAAAAAAGTACACCGAATTAAGAGGCTTAGTTGATAAGTACAAATTAAACACGATTTGTACCTCGGGAAGCTGTCCAAATATGGGAGAATGCTGGGGTGAAGGTACAGCAACCTTTATGATTTTAGGTAACGTTTGTACACGTTCTTGCGGATTTTGCGGAGTAAAAACAGGACGACCAGAAACGGTAGATTGGGATGAACCAGAAAAAGTAGGACGCTCTATTAAAATCATGAACATTAAACACGCCGTTTTAACGAGCGTAGATCGTGATGATTTAAAAGACATGGGAAGCATCATGTGGTCTGAAACGGTAAAAGCGGTACGACGCATGAACCCCGAAACCACCTTAGAAACTTTAATTCCCGATTTTCAAGGTATAGAAAAACACATAGACCGAATCATAGACGTCGCGCCAGAAGTGGTGTCTCACAACATTGAAACCGTGCGTCGTTTAACTCGTGATGTACGTATTCAAGCGCAATACGATCGTAGCATGGGCGTTTTAAAATACTTAAAACAACAAGGCCAGCGCAGAACAAAATCGGGCATCATGCTCGGACTAGGGGAAACGCGAGAAGAAGTGATCCAAACCCTTCACGATTTAAAAAATCAAGATGTTGATGTTGTGACTATTGGGCAATACCTACAACCTTCAAAAAAACACCTTCCTGTTAAAAAATTCATCAACCCGGATGAATTTAAAGAGTTTGAAGCAATTGGTTTAGAATTAGGATTCCGTCATGTTGAAAGTAGTGCTTTAGTAAGATCTTCTTACAGAGCTCAAAAACATATTCACTAA